Proteins encoded by one window of Microcoleus sp. FACHB-68:
- a CDS encoding serine/threonine-protein kinase, translating into MPHAPCPIPQITVVPQSLYTHCINPDCTGPYPQAWGNKFCQSCGAPLEFKGRYIPLQQLGTGGFAVIYTVWDLKSQKERVLKVLVVTSPKGLELFKQEAAVLARLRHPGVPRVESDSYFEVRLAHPKPRHLPCLVMEKINGPTLEDILDQYPQGYPEALVLDWLSQAIDIFQVLHRRNIVHRDIKPSNLMLRQETYQLVAIDFGGAKQIRAGSAHQVSSTRLVSPGYSPPEQIAGGVVGPAADFYALGRTFIHLLTGRYPADIEDPVTGQCRWRQYAKVSPALADLLDEMVRPVVTQRPANAAEIQSRLARLSRRRRRAARALFSFDRLRAIVEGIFHWVASPIAAVVIFLYRLVMGGVKTCAALVRWLLRACSDTFLGMVLGGIGGSIGAGIGFWLAYWSPVGDQMAQMLSEQLSRLSPDTQLAVEPIILLFAWAGLGTALGLTEAGSFGQLRRFWPAAVMGIFGYLLGWWGLHTIVSTPAKVVDGLMGFSAIAIACVTLGLGLPRHHLLHASFAAMGTAAIIANLIYLSPYSFNLVFFSSKLSTGIGWPEFWLSIGFFGLLGSAGALCLGAIYYILIPCLRFLGFR; encoded by the coding sequence ATGCCCCATGCCCCATGCCCCATTCCCCAAATTACGGTTGTGCCTCAGTCTTTATATACCCACTGCATCAATCCAGACTGCACCGGCCCTTACCCTCAGGCTTGGGGCAATAAGTTTTGTCAAAGTTGCGGGGCACCTTTAGAGTTCAAAGGGCGCTATATCCCCCTACAGCAGCTTGGCACCGGCGGCTTTGCCGTTATTTACACGGTCTGGGATCTCAAGTCCCAGAAAGAACGAGTTCTGAAAGTGTTGGTAGTAACCTCTCCCAAGGGACTCGAACTTTTTAAGCAAGAAGCCGCCGTTTTAGCGCGTCTGCGGCATCCCGGAGTCCCCAGAGTCGAGTCAGATAGCTATTTCGAGGTGCGTCTGGCCCACCCCAAACCCCGCCATCTGCCCTGTCTGGTGATGGAAAAAATTAATGGCCCAACCCTAGAGGATATTCTCGACCAATATCCCCAGGGATATCCAGAAGCCCTGGTTTTAGACTGGCTTTCTCAGGCAATCGATATTTTCCAGGTATTACACCGGCGTAACATTGTTCATCGCGACATCAAACCCAGCAACCTGATGTTGCGCCAGGAAACTTACCAACTTGTGGCGATAGATTTTGGTGGGGCAAAGCAAATTCGTGCCGGCAGCGCCCATCAGGTGAGTTCCACGCGCTTAGTGTCTCCGGGTTACAGTCCGCCCGAACAGATAGCCGGCGGAGTGGTGGGACCGGCAGCCGATTTTTACGCCTTGGGACGAACCTTTATTCACTTACTCACAGGCCGGTATCCTGCTGATATCGAAGATCCCGTAACAGGCCAGTGCCGGTGGCGTCAGTATGCCAAAGTTAGCCCCGCTTTAGCTGATCTACTGGATGAAATGGTGCGCCCAGTCGTGACTCAACGACCGGCAAACGCGGCAGAAATTCAGTCACGGTTGGCCCGCCTTTCCCGACGCAGAAGAAGGGCGGCGAGGGCACTGTTCAGTTTTGATCGCCTCAGAGCGATCGTGGAAGGTATTTTTCATTGGGTGGCATCCCCGATAGCAGCCGTCGTTATTTTCCTCTACCGGCTCGTTATGGGTGGGGTGAAAACCTGCGCGGCGCTTGTCAGATGGCTCTTACGTGCTTGTTCAGACACCTTTTTAGGTATGGTGCTGGGCGGCATTGGGGGAAGTATTGGTGCGGGGATCGGGTTTTGGTTGGCTTATTGGTCGCCGGTGGGTGATCAGATGGCCCAGATGCTTTCGGAACAGCTGAGCCGGTTGAGTCCCGATACCCAGCTAGCTGTTGAGCCAATAATTTTACTGTTTGCCTGGGCGGGGTTGGGTACTGCGCTGGGGTTGACAGAAGCCGGCAGTTTTGGGCAATTGCGGCGATTTTGGCCGGCTGCCGTGATGGGAATCTTTGGCTATCTCTTGGGTTGGTGGGGTTTACATACAATTGTTTCAACGCCGGCGAAAGTGGTTGATGGGTTAATGGGATTTAGTGCCATTGCCATTGCTTGCGTCACCCTCGGTTTAGGTTTACCCAGACATCACCTGCTTCACGCTTCCTTTGCTGCAATGGGAACTGCCGCAATTATTGCAAATCTGATTTACCTGTCTCCTTATTCTTTTAACCTCGTTTTCTTTTCTAGCAAGCTCTCCACCGGCATCGGTTGGCCAGAATTTTGGCTGAGTATCGGCTTTTTTGGGCTTTTAGGCAGTGCCGGTGCGCTTTGTTTGGGCGCTATTTACTATATCCTCATTCCCTGCTTGCGCTTCTTAGGTTTCCGCTAA
- the hisC gene encoding histidinol-phosphate transaminase — protein MTTYFRPSVEMMTGYTPGEQPKPGTNIIKLNTNENPYPPSPAAISVLRNLDIEWLRRYPDPYANEFRKAISEVLEVPVDWIIVSNGSDELLNVVVRACAELGRKVVYPMPTYVLYRTLTDMQPADRVEIPYSEDYRLPIEELVAENGAVTFIASPNSPSGHTVPIDEIRQLAARLSGVLVIDEAYVDFAEETALPLVKEFENVIIIRTLSKGYSLAGLRLGFGIANPKLLSGLFKVKDSYNIDAISCLVGAAAMRDQTHKNECAEKVKASRAKLAVDLKQLGCRLWDSQANFFLTQPPKGNAEQIYLALKERGILVRYFKQAGLEDKLRITVGTDEQNQILIEALIHLV, from the coding sequence ATGACTACCTACTTCCGCCCAAGCGTTGAGATGATGACCGGCTATACTCCCGGCGAACAACCCAAGCCAGGGACAAATATAATCAAACTCAACACTAACGAAAATCCTTATCCGCCTTCACCGGCAGCGATCTCAGTTCTGCGGAATTTAGACATTGAATGGTTGCGGCGTTACCCAGATCCTTATGCCAACGAATTTCGCAAGGCGATTTCTGAGGTGTTGGAGGTGCCGGTTGACTGGATTATTGTCAGCAATGGCAGCGATGAATTGCTCAATGTTGTGGTGCGTGCTTGTGCGGAATTGGGGCGCAAAGTGGTTTATCCAATGCCGACGTATGTGTTATATCGCACGCTAACCGATATGCAGCCGGCGGATCGGGTGGAAATTCCATACAGCGAGGACTATCGCTTACCGATTGAAGAATTAGTGGCAGAGAATGGTGCAGTAACGTTTATTGCATCACCCAATAGTCCATCGGGACATACCGTTCCCATTGATGAGATTCGACAATTGGCAGCAAGGTTATCGGGTGTTTTAGTCATTGATGAAGCTTACGTTGATTTTGCGGAAGAAACGGCGTTGCCCTTAGTCAAAGAATTTGAGAATGTTATTATAATTCGCACCTTATCTAAAGGTTATTCTTTGGCAGGATTGCGGCTGGGGTTTGGCATTGCAAATCCGAAGCTTTTGAGTGGATTATTTAAGGTTAAAGATAGTTACAATATTGACGCGATATCCTGCTTGGTTGGGGCGGCGGCGATGCGCGATCAAACTCATAAAAATGAGTGTGCGGAAAAGGTGAAGGCATCGCGGGCAAAATTGGCAGTGGATCTCAAGCAATTGGGCTGTCGGTTGTGGGATTCCCAAGCTAATTTCTTTTTGACACAACCCCCCAAAGGTAATGCCGAGCAAATTTATTTAGCACTGAAGGAACGGGGAATTTTGGTGCGTTATTTCAAACAGGCCGGTTTAGAGGATAAGCTTCGTATTACGGTGGGAACTGATGAGCAAAATCAGATACTAATTGAAGCGTTAATTCATCTAGTCTAA
- a CDS encoding Uma2 family endonuclease, whose protein sequence is MSDLQTQLKMDTWLPMSWDKYIQIIEHPIYEQAKNYYYKGHMRIEMSPVSFEHGQDHVVIILAVNLFAAIKGIPLRGLDTTTFRKAGVRECQPDVSYYIGACAQSIPSGTGIVNLDQYPAPNLVIEIAKTSLLDDVGTKRVLYEELGVAEYWVVDVQNTQILAYRVADQGSNRIQVSQVLPALSMAILEEALRRSRETDQSQVIAWLLTQFQQREG, encoded by the coding sequence ATGAGTGATTTACAAACCCAGCTAAAAATGGATACTTGGCTTCCTATGTCCTGGGATAAGTATATTCAGATCATTGAGCATCCAATTTATGAACAGGCAAAGAATTACTACTACAAAGGACACATGAGGATTGAGATGTCACCTGTTAGTTTTGAGCATGGACAAGACCATGTGGTGATTATCTTAGCAGTTAATTTGTTTGCTGCAATTAAAGGCATTCCTCTAAGAGGGTTAGACACAACGACATTTCGTAAAGCGGGTGTGCGGGAATGTCAACCGGATGTGTCTTATTACATTGGTGCTTGCGCTCAATCGATCCCATCTGGTACGGGAATTGTGAATCTTGATCAGTATCCAGCCCCGAATTTAGTGATTGAGATTGCCAAGACTTCGTTGCTGGATGATGTGGGGACAAAACGGGTACTTTATGAAGAGTTAGGCGTCGCTGAATATTGGGTGGTAGATGTGCAAAATACTCAAATTCTTGCCTATAGGGTGGCTGATCAGGGAAGTAACCGGATTCAGGTATCTCAGGTATTACCGGCACTTTCTATGGCAATTTTAGAAGAAGCGCTTCGTCGCAGTCGAGAAACTGATCAATCTCAGGTAATAGCTTGGTTGTTGACACAGTTTCAACAAAGAGAAGGCTAA
- a CDS encoding form I ribulose bisphosphate carboxylase large subunit, translating to MTYASSQTQTKTGYKAGVKDYRLTYYTPDYTPKDTDILAAFRVTPQPGVPPEEAGAAVAAESSTGTWTTVWTDLLTDLDRYKGRCYDITPVPGEDNQFICYVAYPLDLFEEGSVTNMLTSIVGNVFGFKALRALRLEDLRIPVAYLKTFQGPPHGIQVERDKINKYGRPLLGCTIKPKLGLSAKNYGRAVYECLRGGLDFTKDDENINSAPFQRWRDRFLFVAEAIHKSQAETGEIKGHYLNVTAPTCEQMLERAEFAKELKMPIIMHDYLTAGFTANTTLAHWCRANGILLHIHRAMHAVIDRQKNHGIHFRVLAKCLRMSGGDHIHTGTVVGKLEGERGITMGFVDLLRENYVEQDLSRGIYFTQDWASMPGVMAVASGGIHVWHMPALVEIFGDDSVLQFGGGTLGHPWGNAPGATANRVALEACVQARNEGRSLAREGNDVIREACKWSPELAAACELWKEIKFEFEAMDTV from the coding sequence ATGACTTACGCTTCAAGCCAAACACAAACAAAAACAGGCTACAAAGCCGGTGTAAAAGACTACAGACTGACTTATTACACCCCCGATTACACACCGAAAGACACTGATATCCTCGCGGCTTTCCGCGTTACCCCTCAGCCTGGAGTTCCCCCTGAAGAAGCGGGTGCTGCTGTGGCTGCAGAGTCTTCCACCGGCACTTGGACAACCGTGTGGACCGACTTGCTGACGGACTTGGATCGCTATAAAGGTCGTTGCTACGACATCACCCCAGTCCCCGGTGAAGATAACCAGTTTATTTGCTACGTTGCTTATCCACTGGATCTGTTTGAAGAAGGTTCTGTCACCAATATGTTGACCTCCATTGTGGGGAACGTATTTGGTTTCAAAGCCTTGCGGGCGCTGCGTCTGGAAGACCTGCGGATTCCCGTTGCCTACCTGAAGACTTTCCAAGGGCCTCCCCACGGTATCCAAGTAGAGCGCGACAAAATCAATAAGTACGGTCGTCCCCTACTCGGTTGCACCATCAAACCCAAATTGGGTCTGTCGGCTAAAAACTACGGTCGGGCAGTCTATGAGTGCCTACGCGGCGGTCTAGACTTCACCAAAGACGACGAAAACATCAACTCCGCCCCATTCCAGCGCTGGCGTGATCGCTTTCTGTTCGTAGCAGAAGCCATCCACAAATCCCAGGCTGAAACAGGTGAAATCAAGGGTCACTACCTGAACGTCACCGCCCCTACCTGTGAACAAATGTTGGAGCGCGCCGAGTTCGCCAAAGAACTCAAAATGCCCATCATCATGCACGACTACCTGACTGCAGGGTTCACAGCTAACACCACCTTAGCTCACTGGTGCCGCGCCAACGGTATCTTGCTACACATTCACCGCGCTATGCACGCTGTGATTGACCGGCAAAAGAACCACGGGATTCACTTCCGTGTCTTGGCCAAGTGTCTGCGGATGTCTGGTGGCGACCACATCCACACCGGCACCGTCGTCGGCAAGTTGGAAGGCGAACGCGGAATCACGATGGGCTTCGTTGATTTGCTGCGTGAAAACTATGTCGAGCAAGACTTGTCTCGCGGTATTTACTTCACCCAAGACTGGGCATCTATGCCGGGTGTGATGGCAGTTGCTTCCGGTGGTATTCACGTATGGCACATGCCGGCACTCGTGGAAATCTTCGGCGATGACTCCGTCCTGCAATTCGGCGGCGGCACCTTGGGCCACCCCTGGGGTAATGCTCCAGGCGCAACAGCCAACCGCGTTGCCCTCGAAGCTTGCGTCCAAGCACGTAACGAAGGCCGGTCACTTGCCCGCGAAGGCAACGACGTGATCCGCGAAGCCTGTAAGTGGTCTCCTGAATTGGCCGCAGCTTGCGAACTCTGGAAAGAAATCAAGTTCGAGTTCGAGGCAATGGATACGGTCTGA